A window of the Thalassospira indica genome harbors these coding sequences:
- a CDS encoding SAM-dependent methyltransferase, translating into MPNRNRNASVSAFSLRDRILPMLGSMTGSRSLLKAMLKRVLAHLHYGRLTIVLPDNDTLHFSGEHETNLRAAIHIHDWQAIRKLATGGDVAFAEAYMDGSWSSPDLTHLMHFAMHNETIVRARLAAGFLARTVARIGHLRNANTLEGSKRNIAYHYDLGNDFYRAWLDPSMTYSSGLYTAPDMTLDAAQSAKYERICELADLKSGEDVLEVGCGWGGFAELAAGKYRCNVTGLTLSNEQHAFARERLLMQGLSDRTEIVLRDYRHEEGQYDKIVSIEMFEAVGEEHWPTYFEMIRKRLKPGGKAVLQIITIDDDRFETYRRGADFIQRYIFPGGMLPSPTALSAAVNTAGLELRHSEFFGKSYARTLAEWQRSFQHAWDGIAKQGFDLRFKRMWEYYLAYCETGFDQGSIDVGLFVIEHRENATG; encoded by the coding sequence ATGCCAAACCGCAATCGTAATGCATCCGTTTCCGCCTTTTCACTGCGTGACCGCATTCTGCCGATGCTGGGCAGCATGACCGGCAGCCGCAGCCTTCTAAAAGCGATGCTCAAGCGCGTTCTGGCGCATCTACATTACGGTCGTTTGACAATTGTTTTGCCCGATAACGACACCCTGCATTTTTCCGGCGAACATGAAACCAATCTGCGCGCGGCCATCCATATCCATGACTGGCAGGCAATCCGAAAACTGGCCACGGGTGGGGATGTTGCCTTTGCCGAGGCCTATATGGACGGCAGTTGGAGCAGCCCGGATCTGACCCATCTGATGCACTTTGCCATGCACAATGAAACGATCGTGCGGGCCCGTCTGGCTGCAGGATTTCTGGCGCGTACGGTGGCGCGGATCGGACATCTGCGCAACGCCAATACGCTTGAAGGATCAAAGCGTAACATTGCCTATCACTATGACCTCGGCAATGATTTCTATCGCGCATGGCTTGATCCCAGCATGACCTATTCATCGGGCCTGTATACCGCGCCCGACATGACTCTGGATGCGGCGCAATCTGCAAAATACGAACGTATTTGCGAACTTGCCGACCTGAAATCAGGTGAAGATGTGCTGGAAGTCGGATGCGGCTGGGGCGGCTTTGCCGAACTTGCAGCCGGCAAGTATCGTTGCAATGTCACCGGTCTGACCCTGTCGAATGAACAGCATGCTTTTGCACGTGAACGCCTTTTGATGCAGGGACTTAGCGACCGCACAGAAATCGTTCTGCGCGATTACCGTCATGAAGAAGGCCAGTATGACAAGATCGTCTCGATCGAAATGTTCGAGGCGGTCGGTGAAGAACACTGGCCAACCTATTTCGAGATGATCCGCAAACGCTTGAAACCGGGCGGCAAGGCAGTGTTACAAATCATCACGATTGATGATGACCGGTTTGAAACCTATCGCCGCGGGGCGGATTTCATTCAACGCTACATCTTCCCGGGCGGCATGTTGCCATCGCCAACCGCGCTGTCGGCGGCGGTTAATACCGCCGGGCTTGAACTGCGTCATTCGGAATTCTTCGGCAAATCCTATGCCCGCACACTGGCCGAATGGCAGCGCAGCTTCCAGCATGCCTGGGATGGCATTGCCAAGCAGGGATTTGATCTGCGTTTCAAACGCATGTGGGAATACTACCTTGCCTACTGCGAAACCGGATTTGATCAGGGCTCAATCGATGTCGGGCTGTTCGTGATCGAACATCGCGAAAATGCGACAGGCTGA
- a CDS encoding rRNA large subunit pseudouridine synthase E, translating to MAQLILFNKPYGVLTQFTDRENGRATLADYIDLPGVYAAGRLDRDSEGLLLLTDNGPLNAQIAHPKFKKPKTYLVQVDGEPTDAALDALRSGVELKDGMTLPAKVRRIDEPAGLWERDPPVRYRKEIPTSWIELTITEGKNRQVRRMTAAVGFPTLRLIRHAIGDWTLDGLAPGEWKVIEVDAPPATHRRLSPGSAKPPRRNQVPDVTNAPNADDKANIAREGVKAGKGPRKGGYKPARHRSRPKKG from the coding sequence ATGGCGCAACTGATCCTGTTTAACAAACCATATGGCGTTTTGACCCAGTTCACCGACCGTGAAAACGGTCGGGCGACCTTGGCCGACTATATCGATCTGCCCGGCGTTTATGCCGCCGGCAGGCTTGATCGCGATAGCGAGGGTTTGTTGCTTCTGACCGATAACGGGCCGCTCAATGCCCAGATCGCCCATCCGAAATTCAAGAAACCCAAAACCTATCTGGTGCAGGTCGATGGCGAACCCACTGACGCCGCACTTGATGCCCTGCGCAGCGGGGTAGAGCTTAAAGACGGCATGACCTTGCCCGCCAAGGTCCGGCGGATTGATGAACCGGCCGGGCTTTGGGAACGTGATCCGCCGGTGCGCTATCGCAAGGAGATCCCGACAAGCTGGATCGAACTGACCATTACCGAGGGCAAAAATCGCCAGGTACGTCGCATGACCGCCGCCGTCGGGTTTCCGACCTTGCGCCTGATCCGGCATGCCATCGGCGACTGGACGCTCGATGGTTTGGCGCCCGGCGAATGGAAGGTGATTGAGGTCGATGCACCGCCTGCCACCCATCGAAGGCTATCCCCCGGATCGGCCAAGCCGCCGCGCCGCAATCAGGTGCCCGATGTTACCAATGCGCCCAATGCCGACGACAAAGCCAATATCGCGCGTGAAGGCGTAAAGGCGGGCAAAGGTCCACGCAAAGGCGGGTATAAACCTGCACGCCACCGTTCGCGCCCGAAGAAAGGATAG
- a CDS encoding ChrR family anti-sigma-E factor — MNIKHHPTDQTLMEYASGSLSQAMELLVATHMTVCPHCRDKVSGYETMGGAALETTNSMSMADHSLDHVMAMLERETANENIVAQELPSLRRVAVGESITGSAMSALPRPLADLLPDDVTSLDDIPWKSLAPGVKHFQLKSIESKGTVRLMKIAPGVSIPDHGHHGHEMTLLIKGSYIDEIGRFRAGDVADLDDDVDHQPIADTAEECICLIATDAPMKFNRLLPKLLQPFFGI, encoded by the coding sequence ATGAACATTAAGCATCATCCAACCGATCAGACATTGATGGAATATGCCAGTGGTTCGCTGTCGCAAGCGATGGAGCTTCTGGTGGCGACCCACATGACCGTGTGCCCGCATTGCCGTGACAAGGTCAGTGGTTACGAAACCATGGGCGGTGCCGCGCTTGAAACCACGAACAGCATGTCGATGGCGGATCATTCGCTTGATCACGTCATGGCGATGCTTGAACGTGAAACAGCGAACGAAAACATCGTTGCGCAAGAATTGCCATCATTGCGTCGCGTTGCGGTCGGCGAAAGCATTACCGGCAGTGCCATGAGCGCCCTGCCAAGGCCGCTTGCCGATTTGCTGCCCGACGATGTGACGTCGCTTGATGATATTCCGTGGAAATCGCTTGCACCGGGTGTGAAGCATTTCCAGCTGAAATCCATCGAAAGCAAGGGCACCGTGCGCCTGATGAAGATCGCGCCGGGCGTTTCGATCCCCGATCACGGGCACCATGGTCATGAAATGACCCTGTTGATCAAAGGATCCTATATCGACGAGATCGGCCGGTTCCGGGCTGGTGACGTCGCAGACCTTGATGACGATGTCGATCATCAACCGATTGCCGATACCGCCGAGGAATGCATCTGCTTGATCGCAACCGATGCGCCGATGAAGTTCAACCGTCTGCTGCCGAAATTGCTGCAGCCATTCTTTGGCATCTGA
- a CDS encoding sigma-70 family RNA polymerase sigma factor: MSGTTPRRTGPADPVEAKRCADWIVSVAATRDREAFARLFAHFAPRVKAYMFRFGGNPETAEEMAQEAMMQVWRKAHLFDPAKAAASTWIFTIARNLRIDRFRQRKHIEVDDSDPTLIVDEDPLADDVVNRDQEAVLVKAAMEELPADQKVVVELSFFEDCSHSEIAERLDIPLGTVKSRLRLALGKLRGGLEGVA, from the coding sequence ATGAGCGGCACCACACCACGACGCACCGGGCCAGCCGATCCGGTCGAAGCGAAAAGATGTGCCGATTGGATTGTTTCCGTCGCAGCGACACGCGATCGGGAAGCATTTGCGCGATTGTTTGCGCATTTCGCCCCGCGCGTGAAAGCTTACATGTTCCGGTTTGGCGGTAATCCCGAGACCGCCGAGGAAATGGCGCAGGAAGCAATGATGCAGGTCTGGCGCAAAGCGCACCTGTTTGATCCTGCCAAGGCAGCCGCCAGTACGTGGATTTTTACCATCGCCAGGAACCTTCGGATTGACCGGTTCCGGCAACGCAAACATATCGAGGTAGATGATTCCGACCCGACTTTGATTGTCGACGAAGATCCGCTGGCAGATGACGTAGTCAATCGTGACCAGGAGGCCGTCCTTGTCAAAGCCGCAATGGAAGAATTACCCGCGGACCAAAAGGTAGTTGTTGAATTGTCGTTTTTCGAAGATTGCTCACACAGTGAAATTGCCGAGCGTCTTGATATCCCGCTGGGAACTGTGAAGTCCCGTTTGCGGCTTGCGCTTGGCAAGTTGCGTGGCGGACTGGAAGGTGTCGCATGA
- a CDS encoding D-lyxose/D-mannose family sugar isomerase: MLRSEINACIEHAKELYASIAFKLPEWAHYSPAQWETEPDLAKWCRNHQMGWDVTDYGEGNFEKRGLILFCLRNGILRQPGEVPYAEKIMIVGENQECPWHYHKVKMEDIIVRGGGNLVIELCNLTEDGQMDRENEVRVRTDGKLNILPAGGKVVLEPGQSVTLPRTLIHRFYGEQGKGPVIVGEVSQVNDDLTDNYFFDCDARFTKIEEDVAPIHPLWNELPSS; encoded by the coding sequence ATGCTGCGTTCTGAAATCAATGCCTGTATCGAGCATGCCAAGGAACTTTATGCATCCATCGCATTCAAACTGCCGGAATGGGCCCATTACAGCCCGGCGCAATGGGAAACCGAACCTGATCTGGCTAAATGGTGCCGTAACCATCAGATGGGCTGGGATGTCACCGATTACGGCGAAGGCAATTTTGAAAAGCGCGGCCTGATCCTGTTTTGCCTGCGCAACGGCATTCTGCGCCAACCGGGCGAAGTGCCCTATGCCGAAAAGATCATGATCGTTGGTGAGAATCAGGAATGCCCGTGGCATTACCACAAGGTCAAAATGGAAGACATCATCGTGCGTGGTGGCGGCAATCTAGTGATCGAGCTTTGCAACCTGACCGAAGATGGCCAGATGGACCGCGAAAATGAAGTTCGTGTCCGCACTGATGGCAAACTCAACATCCTGCCCGCTGGTGGCAAGGTTGTTCTGGAACCGGGTCAAAGTGTGACGCTGCCGCGTACCCTTATCCACCGCTTCTATGGCGAACAGGGCAAAGGTCCGGTCATCGTGGGTGAAGTGTCGCAGGTCAATGATGATCTGACCGATAACTACTTCTTTGATTGCGATGCGCGCTTTACCAAGATCGAAGAAGACGTCGCACCGATCCACCCGCTGTGGAACGAACTGCCAAGCAGCTAA
- a CDS encoding DUF1365 domain-containing protein, whose amino-acid sequence MTRPVATKPASALFEGVVTHHRLRPKKHKLRYRVFSFLLDLDEIDGLAAKLKLFSRNRFNLFSFHDRDHADGGATDLRTRLEAILSEHGLGDCADKIRLLCYPRLLGFVFNPLSVYFCHRADGSVGAVLYEVSNTFGDRHSYLIPVSEGALDDKNVLRQSCAKGFYVSPFIDMVADYHFRIRMPDENVAVAIRETDAKGLFLNAAFVGDRTELSDRKLLGAFIRYPLMTLKVVAGIHWEALHLWRKGMTFHKRPAPPEQPVTYVLEAGTAAAQSGKR is encoded by the coding sequence ATGACACGTCCTGTTGCGACAAAACCGGCATCGGCCCTGTTTGAAGGGGTCGTCACGCATCATCGTTTGCGTCCGAAAAAGCACAAGCTGCGCTATCGGGTGTTTTCCTTTTTGCTTGATCTCGACGAGATTGATGGCCTTGCTGCCAAGCTGAAATTGTTCAGTCGCAATCGCTTTAACCTGTTTTCATTCCATGACCGCGATCACGCCGATGGGGGTGCCACCGATTTGCGTACCCGGTTGGAGGCAATTCTGAGTGAGCATGGGCTTGGTGATTGCGCGGACAAGATCCGGCTGTTGTGCTATCCGCGCTTGCTGGGTTTTGTGTTCAATCCGCTCTCGGTTTATTTCTGCCATCGTGCTGACGGGTCGGTGGGCGCTGTTCTGTATGAGGTCTCCAACACCTTCGGGGATCGTCACAGTTACCTGATCCCGGTCAGCGAAGGCGCACTTGATGACAAGAACGTGCTGCGCCAGTCCTGTGCGAAGGGTTTTTACGTCTCACCCTTTATCGACATGGTCGCGGACTATCATTTCCGCATTCGCATGCCCGATGAAAATGTCGCGGTTGCCATTCGCGAAACCGACGCAAAGGGTCTGTTTTTGAATGCTGCCTTTGTCGGTGATCGAACCGAACTTTCCGACCGTAAACTTTTAGGAGCGTTCATTCGATACCCGCTGATGACCCTAAAGGTCGTGGCAGGTATCCACTGGGAGGCGCTCCATCTTTGGCGCAAGGGTATGACATTCCATAAACGACCAGCACCGCCAGAGCAGCCTGTAACCTATGTGCTGGAAGCCGGGACAGCAGCGGCCCAATCAGGGAAGAGATAA
- a CDS encoding SIMPL domain-containing protein, which produces MSQSSGFAKVVAAIVVAGGMAASGWLVGTGIENMRALDRYVTVKGLAERDVKADKAVWPITYVATYDVLQNAQAKIDADTNTLFEFLASHGIGREATELQNLQVTDQLAQSYRSGPIESRYIVNQTIQVRTDDVDAVVAASQDIGKLLQGGVVLGGQGYNPGPSYLFTGLNDIKPEMIAAATANAREAAQQFAADSGGELGGIRRATQGLFQILAADGAPNMMEANQINKTVRVVTTMEYLIRD; this is translated from the coding sequence ATGTCGCAATCATCGGGATTTGCCAAAGTTGTCGCGGCAATTGTTGTCGCCGGCGGAATGGCCGCATCGGGCTGGCTGGTCGGGACTGGCATTGAAAACATGCGTGCCCTTGATCGCTATGTGACGGTCAAGGGATTGGCCGAACGTGATGTAAAGGCCGACAAGGCCGTCTGGCCGATTACCTATGTTGCGACCTATGATGTGCTGCAAAATGCACAGGCCAAGATTGATGCCGACACAAATACCTTGTTTGAATTTCTTGCCAGCCACGGCATTGGTCGCGAAGCGACAGAGCTGCAAAACCTTCAGGTAACCGATCAACTTGCCCAGTCCTATCGGTCCGGGCCGATTGAAAGCCGCTATATCGTCAATCAGACCATTCAGGTCCGCACCGACGATGTTGATGCGGTGGTTGCCGCATCCCAGGATATCGGCAAACTGTTGCAGGGTGGTGTTGTTCTGGGCGGGCAGGGCTATAACCCGGGGCCGAGTTATCTGTTCACCGGTCTTAATGACATCAAACCGGAAATGATCGCAGCTGCCACCGCCAATGCCCGCGAAGCAGCCCAGCAATTTGCCGCGGATTCCGGTGGGGAGCTTGGCGGTATACGCCGCGCGACACAGGGCCTGTTTCAGATACTGGCCGCCGATGGCGCCCCCAACATGATGGAAGCCAACCAGATCAACAAGACCGTACGCGTGGTCACCACCATGGAGTATCTCATCCGCGATTAG
- a CDS encoding GGDEF domain-containing protein produces MPQQEQYRQRSYALSREALELINELGLSANPINYAVFFAYVEKSNDDLVALIDILRGNKRALDDVKCHELYQRFIEPSRAELLREAISHDLQRQVSDLIDRLAKGKDVISTADLRDAAHDLLGMENRANAQQAAKDVNDADPAPVEVTQLLLDLEEMKREAHTDGLTGIANRKAFDESLRDAAMTTMERGEPLSILLIDIDHFKRVNDKHGHQAGDQVIRTLAKTLQQNVKGRDTTARYGGEEFAVVLPATTLTDAMRVAENIRASIESLHLRSFNRNEDLGRITASVGVATYQLGEPLTRVIDRADQALYLAKANGRNCVMNQNDLLTQPINRAESA; encoded by the coding sequence ATGCCTCAGCAAGAACAATACCGGCAGCGGTCATACGCGCTGTCGCGCGAAGCGCTGGAATTGATCAATGAATTGGGTTTGAGTGCAAACCCGATCAATTATGCTGTGTTCTTTGCCTATGTCGAAAAATCAAACGATGACCTTGTTGCGCTGATTGATATTCTGCGCGGCAACAAGCGTGCGCTGGATGATGTCAAATGCCACGAGCTTTATCAGCGGTTTATCGAACCCAGTCGGGCAGAGCTTCTGCGTGAAGCCATTTCCCATGATCTGCAAAGGCAGGTTTCCGATCTGATTGATCGACTGGCAAAAGGCAAGGACGTCATCAGCACTGCCGATCTGCGGGATGCTGCCCACGATCTTTTGGGGATGGAAAACCGGGCCAACGCACAACAGGCCGCAAAAGACGTGAACGATGCCGATCCGGCACCGGTCGAGGTCACCCAGCTGCTTCTTGATCTTGAGGAAATGAAACGCGAAGCCCACACAGATGGGCTCACGGGGATTGCCAATCGCAAGGCCTTTGACGAAAGCCTCCGCGACGCGGCAATGACAACGATGGAACGGGGTGAGCCCCTGAGCATCCTTTTGATCGACATTGATCATTTCAAACGGGTCAACGACAAACATGGTCATCAAGCTGGCGACCAAGTCATCAGGACGTTGGCCAAGACCCTGCAGCAGAATGTCAAAGGACGCGACACCACCGCGCGCTATGGCGGTGAAGAATTTGCCGTCGTTCTTCCGGCCACGACGCTTACCGACGCCATGCGGGTCGCGGAAAACATTCGCGCGTCAATCGAGTCTCTTCATCTCAGAAGTTTCAATCGCAACGAAGATCTGGGCCGGATCACGGCATCCGTCGGGGTTGCGACGTATCAGCTGGGTGAACCCCTGACCCGTGTGATAGATCGTGCCGACCAGGCGCTTTATCTTGCCAAGGCGAATGGTCGAAACTGTGTGATGAACCAGAATGATCTTCTGACCCAGCCGATCAATCGCGCAGAAAGCGCATAA
- a CDS encoding 23S rRNA (adenine(2030)-N(6))-methyltransferase RlmJ, with the protein MLSYLHGFHAGNFADMHKHAALWLILEHLRKKKKPFCVIDTHAGSGWYDLGSEQAAKTGEWKDGYARAKDGANAPEMLQQFLNYVAAFDPVAKGRDYGVREGDDYQGPFYPGSPFIIRDMLRDEDELVLMELHPREHEMLHHRVKRDARIHLHKRDGYEGVVAMMPPAIRRGLVLMDPSYDVKQDYQKAAKAIREAWEKWPTATFILWYPILLDGFDDDLRKSFSAIKASGGVLCAELATDQGGAKGRMRGTGLLVINPPWQFDQQLGDIGNWLAKTCKLPGPANHQMRWLVPAA; encoded by the coding sequence ATGCTGAGTTACCTGCACGGCTTTCATGCCGGGAATTTTGCCGACATGCACAAGCATGCCGCCCTTTGGCTAATCCTTGAACATTTGCGCAAAAAGAAGAAACCTTTCTGCGTGATCGATACCCATGCCGGATCGGGCTGGTATGACCTTGGCAGTGAACAGGCGGCCAAAACCGGCGAGTGGAAAGACGGTTATGCGCGCGCCAAGGACGGTGCCAATGCACCCGAAATGCTGCAGCAATTCTTAAACTATGTCGCCGCGTTTGATCCGGTTGCGAAGGGCCGTGATTATGGGGTGCGCGAAGGCGATGATTACCAAGGGCCGTTTTACCCGGGATCACCATTTATTATTCGCGATATGTTGCGCGACGAAGATGAATTGGTCCTGATGGAACTTCATCCGCGTGAACATGAAATGCTTCATCACCGGGTCAAGCGTGATGCGCGCATTCATCTGCACAAGCGCGATGGCTATGAGGGTGTTGTTGCCATGATGCCGCCCGCCATCCGCCGCGGACTGGTTCTGATGGATCCAAGCTATGATGTGAAACAGGATTATCAAAAGGCCGCCAAGGCAATCCGCGAAGCCTGGGAAAAATGGCCAACGGCGACTTTCATACTGTGGTACCCGATCTTGTTGGACGGCTTTGATGACGACCTTCGCAAATCGTTTTCCGCGATCAAGGCATCGGGTGGCGTTCTATGTGCCGAACTTGCTACTGATCAGGGTGGGGCCAAGGGCCGCATGCGTGGTACGGGCCTTCTGGTCATCAATCCACCGTGGCAGTTTGATCAGCAACTTGGCGATATCGGAAACTGGCTTGCGAAAACCTGCAAACTGCCTGGGCCCGCAAACCATCAGATGCGCTGGCTGGTGCCCGCCGCATAA
- a CDS encoding NAD(P)/FAD-dependent oxidoreductase — translation MNIVTPGKLNIAVVGSGISGLSAAWLLSQSHNVTLYEKDDRAGGHSNTVDAGQTPVDTGFIVYNTRCYPNLCALFDHLGVETTPTDMSFAASMDEGGLEYGGGDLSALFAQKRNLFRPRFWKMVRDILRFYREAPAALEDGTAEHISLGDYLRDNGYSKAFINDHLLPMGAAIWSTPVDTMMAYPLAAFVRFCQNHGLLQIKDRPQWRTVVGGSREYVKRMTAQISGGVVLDRAIAKVGKTASGGAFVEDRYGKREEYDHVVLACHGDQALALQETPDPRTAELLSAFKYERNLAILHNDASLMPKTEKVWSSWNYLAEDHDGEQKVCVTYWMNRLQHLDPGQPLFVTLNPPRHPAEGSVIRSFLYDHPLFDAGAMAAQKELWSIQGVDNLWYCGSYFGYGFHEDGIQSGLAVAEALGNVRRPWNVENESGRIHVGETARSQSSEAA, via the coding sequence ATGAACATTGTCACCCCGGGAAAACTCAATATCGCCGTTGTCGGGTCTGGGATATCTGGCTTGTCTGCTGCCTGGCTGCTGAGCCAGTCACACAACGTGACCCTGTATGAAAAGGATGATCGTGCAGGCGGTCATTCCAACACGGTCGATGCCGGGCAAACGCCGGTAGATACCGGTTTCATTGTCTATAACACCCGCTGCTATCCCAATCTGTGTGCCCTGTTTGATCATCTGGGCGTTGAAACAACCCCGACAGACATGTCCTTTGCTGCCTCGATGGATGAGGGCGGCCTGGAATATGGCGGTGGCGATCTTTCCGCCCTGTTTGCCCAGAAACGCAACCTGTTCCGCCCACGCTTCTGGAAAATGGTGCGCGATATTTTACGGTTCTATCGCGAAGCCCCTGCTGCCCTTGAAGACGGCACGGCTGAGCATATCAGCCTTGGCGATTACCTGCGCGACAATGGCTATTCCAAAGCCTTTATCAATGACCATCTGCTGCCGATGGGGGCAGCCATCTGGTCTACGCCGGTTGATACCATGATGGCCTATCCACTGGCGGCGTTCGTGCGGTTCTGTCAGAACCACGGCCTGTTGCAGATCAAGGACCGTCCGCAATGGCGCACCGTGGTTGGCGGATCACGTGAATATGTGAAACGCATGACGGCACAGATTTCCGGCGGTGTGGTTCTTGATCGCGCCATTGCCAAGGTCGGCAAGACCGCATCTGGTGGCGCGTTTGTCGAGGACCGCTATGGCAAGCGCGAAGAATATGATCATGTCGTTCTGGCCTGCCATGGTGATCAGGCACTGGCATTGCAGGAAACACCCGACCCGCGCACTGCCGAACTGCTTTCGGCGTTCAAATACGAGCGCAATCTGGCGATCCTGCACAATGACGCCAGCCTGATGCCAAAGACCGAGAAGGTCTGGTCAAGCTGGAACTATCTGGCTGAAGATCACGACGGCGAACAGAAAGTCTGTGTCACCTATTGGATGAACCGCCTGCAGCATCTTGATCCGGGGCAGCCGCTTTTCGTGACCCTTAACCCGCCACGCCATCCGGCTGAAGGCAGTGTGATCAGATCCTTCCTGTATGATCATCCGCTGTTTGATGCGGGCGCAATGGCCGCACAAAAGGAACTCTGGTCGATCCAGGGGGTGGATAACCTTTGGTACTGCGGCAGTTACTTTGGCTATGGCTTCCATGAAGATGGCATTCAATCGGGTCTTGCGGTTGCCGAGGCCCTTGGCAATGTGCGACGCCCATGGAATGTCGAAAATGAAAGCGGCCGTATCCATGTTGGCGAAACAGCTCGTTCGCAATCAAGCGAGGCTGCATGA
- a CDS encoding TPR end-of-group domain-containing protein, producing MQKLSALMAAVVVALGFVLSGVVANAQTSGSTDQTTVNGQVTDSTTDVPSIDYRPLSAEERSNMPPLMERYVLDELKNLRTEMQGMRAELLREVVNRQLEAIDKAISYSSNTVTYFFYFVAAVGALLTMLGWQSLRELKSSVRNLANTELQRLSQEFEGRLTSLENELLLKSKLINEHQHEIERTQTIHALWLQANQLSNPRAKIETYDKILELAPGDPEVMAYKADAALQLGDRDWALSLCNRLLAEAPENANGYYQRACANAGLGFKEAALADLQRAVELSDTMRQPAWVEEEFEPLRDMPEFTQILGKKEDLPPAE from the coding sequence ATGCAGAAACTATCGGCTTTGATGGCTGCTGTCGTGGTGGCGTTGGGCTTTGTTTTGTCAGGTGTCGTTGCAAACGCCCAGACCAGCGGTTCAACAGACCAGACGACGGTCAATGGCCAGGTCACAGACAGCACGACCGATGTTCCCTCGATCGACTATCGTCCCCTGTCAGCCGAGGAACGGTCCAACATGCCGCCTCTGATGGAACGCTATGTGCTTGATGAGTTGAAAAACCTGCGTACCGAGATGCAGGGCATGCGCGCCGAATTGCTGCGCGAGGTCGTTAACCGGCAGCTTGAGGCCATCGACAAGGCGATTTCCTATTCATCGAACACCGTGACCTACTTCTTCTATTTCGTCGCGGCCGTCGGTGCGCTTCTGACCATGCTGGGATGGCAGTCTCTGCGCGAATTGAAATCAAGCGTGCGCAATCTGGCCAATACCGAACTGCAACGTTTGTCGCAGGAATTCGAAGGGCGGCTTACGTCGCTTGAAAACGAACTGCTGCTGAAATCCAAACTGATCAACGAACATCAGCACGAGATCGAACGTACCCAGACCATTCATGCCCTGTGGCTGCAGGCCAACCAGCTCAGCAATCCGCGGGCAAAGATCGAAACCTATGACAAGATCCTCGAACTTGCACCCGGTGATCCGGAAGTTATGGCCTATAAGGCGGACGCTGCCTTGCAACTCGGGGATCGTGACTGGGCACTAAGTCTTTGTAATCGGCTATTGGCCGAGGCCCCCGAAAACGCCAACGGTTACTATCAGCGTGCCTGTGCCAATGCCGGTCTTGGTTTCAAGGAAGCAGCCCTTGCTGACCTGCAACGTGCTGTTGAATTGTCCGATACCATGCGCCAGCCAGCCTGGGTCGAGGAAGAATTCGAACCGCTGCGTGACATGCCGGAATTCACCCAGATTCTCGGCAAAAAGGAAGACCTGCCGCCAGCCGAGTAA